From Halorubrum salinarum, one genomic window encodes:
- a CDS encoding ribonuclease H-like domain-containing protein has protein sequence MSTLATIAFDIETTGFSTTDQLTVVGFDAEIGSRVFLNTDGSTCASDIEERVNDHLTTPVTLSVHDDESVLLDAVKTFVDTTIAQRDVKLVAYNGETWKGGFDLPFLRTRLSHHEREWPFAELPYIDVMEVFSSRFNTSENSLTGVYGELVASGHGTVDPFGESSEAVDAWETGDFEAVVLHNVADIRRTRALMDVAERYCSKSDFSMKSLDPVMDSQ, from the coding sequence ATGAGTACACTCGCGACGATCGCATTCGACATCGAGACGACAGGGTTTTCGACGACTGACCAGTTGACCGTCGTCGGCTTTGACGCCGAAATCGGCTCGCGAGTGTTCCTCAATACAGACGGGAGTACGTGTGCCTCAGATATCGAAGAACGCGTGAACGACCATCTCACCACGCCAGTGACGCTCTCTGTTCATGACGATGAGAGCGTCCTGTTGGACGCCGTCAAGACGTTCGTCGATACCACGATCGCACAGCGAGATGTCAAACTCGTAGCGTATAATGGGGAAACCTGGAAAGGCGGATTCGATCTGCCATTCCTTCGAACGCGGTTAAGCCATCACGAACGCGAGTGGCCGTTCGCCGAGCTACCGTACATCGACGTGATGGAGGTCTTCTCCTCACGGTTCAATACGAGCGAGAACAGCCTCACTGGAGTGTATGGTGAGCTCGTGGCTTCCGGCCACGGCACAGTCGATCCATTTGGGGAAAGTAGCGAGGCCGTCGACGCGTGGGAGACTGGTGATTTCGAAGCGGTCGTACTCCACAACGTCGCCGATATTCGGCGTACACGAGCGCTGATGGACGTTGCGGAACGGTACTGCTCGAAATCAGACTTTTCGATGAAATCGCTCGATCCGGTGATGGATAGCCAGTGA
- a CDS encoding winged helix-turn-helix domain-containing protein, with product MNDVVEEEWIEETTPFERVYEVISRVYDPLSVAQIAERARVSPTTARKHLRTLESAGEVTTSQDGQTTHYRRSETAIVTEHAQSLLAERTPEEIASGIADMKSQIQAWREEYGVDSPEEFARELDIGDADSDHGALLTEWQTTRRNLALAQATLAIGEVSQTGHLTGTDTDDDGNGDTSIVV from the coding sequence CGAGGAGACGACGCCGTTTGAACGAGTGTACGAAGTCATCTCTCGTGTGTACGATCCGCTGTCTGTAGCACAGATCGCCGAGCGTGCCCGCGTCTCACCGACCACGGCGCGAAAGCACCTGCGAACGCTCGAGAGCGCTGGTGAGGTAACGACGTCACAGGACGGTCAGACGACACACTACCGACGGTCGGAAACCGCTATCGTCACCGAACACGCCCAGTCGCTCCTCGCGGAACGGACGCCCGAAGAGATCGCGTCCGGCATCGCCGATATGAAGTCGCAGATCCAGGCGTGGCGCGAGGAATACGGTGTTGATTCACCCGAGGAATTCGCCCGAGAACTGGATATCGGGGACGCCGACAGCGATCATGGTGCGCTCCTCACAGAATGGCAAACGACGCGACGCAACCTCGCACTCGCACAGGCAACACTCGCGATCGGTGAGGTGAGTCAGACTGGTCACCTCACTGGCACGGATACGGACGACGATGGTAACGGCGATACATCCATCGTCGTATGA